One Chaetodon trifascialis isolate fChaTrf1 chromosome 12, fChaTrf1.hap1, whole genome shotgun sequence DNA window includes the following coding sequences:
- the LOC139340732 gene encoding carboxy-terminal domain RNA polymerase II polypeptide A small phosphatase 1-like, translating into MDHSPSIITQVTRDEEENAACREEGANQVSPSKKPRSRGLLHSLFCCLCHKESEPPPLKNNAPLLAEENGTLPKVPAKPLLPRMKSNDAGKICVVIDLDETLVHSSFKPVNNADFIIPVEIDGTVHQVYVLKRPHVDEFLKRMGEMFECVLFTASLSKYADPVSDLLDKWGAFRSRLFRESCVFHKGNYVKDLSRLGRDLNKVIIIDNSPASYIFHPDNAVPVASWFDDMSDTELLDLIPFFERLSKVDDIYDFLTQQRTSS; encoded by the exons ATGGACCATTCGCCGTCGATAATCACGCAAGTAACCAGAGACGAGGAAGAAAATGCGGCTTGTCGCGAGGAAG GTGCCAACCAAGTTTCCCCCTCAAAGAAGCCTCGCAGCAGAGGCCTCCTCCACAGTctcttctgctgtctgtgtcaCAAAGAATCAGAGCCCCCTCCACTGAAGAACAATGCCCCCCTCCTGGCAGAAGAAAACGGGACCCTGCCAAAA GTTCCGGCCAAACCGTTGCTCCCACGGATGAAATCAAATGACGCGGGGAAGATCTGTGTTGTCATTGATTTGGATGAAACACTAGTGCATAGTTCATTTAAG CCTGTGAACAATGCTGATTTTATCATTCCAGTGGAGATCGATGGAACAGTTCACCAG GTGTATGTATTAAAGAGACCCCACGTCGACGAGTTCCTCAAGCGGATGGGAGAAATGTTCGAGTGCGTTTTGTTCACCGCGAGCTTATCCAAG TACGCAGATCCTGTGTCGGACCTGTTGGATAAATGGGGGGCCTTCAGGAGCCGTCTCTTCCGGGAGTCATGTGTCTTCCACAAAGGGAACTACGTAAAAGACCTGAGCCGTTTAGGGAGAGACCTGAACAAGGTCATCATCATTGACAACTCCCCAGCTTCATACATCTTCCATCCCGACAACGCA GTTCCTGTAGCGTCCTGGTTTGACGACATGTCAGACACAGAGCTCCTCGATCTTATCCCCTTCTTTGAGAGACTAAGCAAAGTGGACGACATCTACGATTTTCTCACGCAGCAGAGGACTTCAAGTTAA